The Halorussus vallis DNA window TCGGCGAACCACTCGCCGTGGCGCTCCATCCGGCCGCGCTTGTTGTACGGCGTCCGGTCCAACAGCGCTGGCTTGGGGTCGTCGACCGGTTCTCCGGTGTCGGGGTCGGCGGGACGATAGACGTCGGTCGCGAGTTTCGTCCCGTCCCGCATCTCCACCATCACGTTCAGTTCGGCGTGGACGCCGTACCGCGGGTCGGAAGCCATACTCTTACCTTCCGGACGAGCGCCAAATATTTTTCTCCGGACGCTGCCCGACCCCACCTCCCGTGCGGGGTGGCAACACGGACCGGCAAATTTAATGTGATTATTCTCAATGGTTGGGTGTGTGCGTGCCAACTACGCGGTACTGCGGACGCGAAGGTGAACGATGACTGACGACAACACCGACGATTTCGAGGAAGTGGAAGAGACGATCAGCCCGGAAGGCCCGGCGAGCGGCGTCGAACGGTCGGACTTCGTCGAGTACGGCATCGACGACCAGCCGCCACTCGGCGAGTCCATCCTGCTGGGGTTCCAGCACTATCTGACGATGATCGGCGCGACGGTCGCCATCCCGCTCGCGCTCGCGGCGGCGCTCGGAATGTTCGAGGCCGCGCCCCAGCAGGTCGGGCGGCTCATCGGGACGTTCTTCGTCGTCTCGGGCATCACGACGCTGGCTCAGACGACCATCGGGAACCGCTACCCCATCGTGCAGGGCGGCACCTTCTCGATGTTGGCGCCCGCGCTCGCCATCATCGGCGTGCTCTCCACCCAGTCGGGGGTCGGCTGGCAGTTCATGCTGCGCGAACTGATGGGTGCGGTCATCGTGGCCGGCATAGTGGAGGTGCTCATCGGCTACTTCGGCGGGATGGGCGCGCTCAAACGGTACGTGAGTCCCATCGTCATCGCGCCGACCATCGCGCTCATCGGCCTGGCGCTGTTCAGCGCACCCCAGATCGCGAACCCGAACCTCTCGGCCCCGGGGACCGGCCAGAACTGGTGGCTGGTCGGGCTGACGCTCGTGCTCATCGTCGGGTTCTCCCAGTACCTCGACACCTACCACCGGACGTTCCGGCTCTACCCGGTGTTGCTCGGCATCAGCACCGCGTGGATCGTCGCGGCCGTCCTGTCGGTCGCCGGCGTCTACACCCAGGGTTCGGTCAGCTACGTCGACCTCTCGTCGGTCGCCAGCGCGTCGCTCATCCAGCCCATCTACCCCTTCCAGTGGGGGCTGCCCCGGTTCACGCCCGCGTTCGTCATCGGGATGGTGGCGGGGATGTTGGCGTCGGCCATCGAGAGCTTCGGCGACTACCACGCCGTCGCGCGGATGGCCGGTCGGGGCGCGCCGAGCAAGAAGCGCATCGACCACGGCATCGGCATGGAGGGCGTGGGGAACGTGCTCGCCGGCGTGATGGGCACGGGTAACGGCTCGACGTCCTACACCGAGAACGTCGGCGCTATCGGCATCACCGGCGTCGCCAGCCGCTACGTCGTCCAGATTGGCGCGATAGT harbors:
- a CDS encoding uracil-xanthine permease family protein — its product is MTDDNTDDFEEVEETISPEGPASGVERSDFVEYGIDDQPPLGESILLGFQHYLTMIGATVAIPLALAAALGMFEAAPQQVGRLIGTFFVVSGITTLAQTTIGNRYPIVQGGTFSMLAPALAIIGVLSTQSGVGWQFMLRELMGAVIVAGIVEVLIGYFGGMGALKRYVSPIVIAPTIALIGLALFSAPQIANPNLSAPGTGQNWWLVGLTLVLIVGFSQYLDTYHRTFRLYPVLLGISTAWIVAAVLSVAGVYTQGSVSYVDLSSVASASLIQPIYPFQWGLPRFTPAFVIGMVAGMLASAIESFGDYHAVARMAGRGAPSKKRIDHGIGMEGVGNVLAGVMGTGNGSTSYTENVGAIGITGVASRYVVQIGAIVMLVAGYIGYVGQLFATIPDPIIGGLYIAMFGQIAAVGLSQLQLAGLRRIGYTARVRSNGHGRHLRRSQADRDGRADLRSSVHGLGFPAWDRRHG